A window of Acipenser ruthenus chromosome 32, fAciRut3.2 maternal haplotype, whole genome shotgun sequence genomic DNA:
ATTGCACAActgttttaatgagactccctatcacacagcagttttaatgagactccctattgcacagcagtttcaataagactccctatcacacagcagtttcaatgagactccctattgcacagcagtttcaataagactccctatcacacagcagtttcaatgagactccctattgcacagcagtttcaataagactccctattgcaaagcagtttcaataagactccctatcacacagcagtttcaataagactccctatcacacagcagtttcaataagactccctatcacacagcagtttcaataagactccctatcacacagcagtttcaataagactccctattgcacagcagtttcaataagactccctattgcacagcagtttcaataagactccctatcacacagcagtttcaatgagactccctatcacacagcagtttcaatgagactccctatcacacaacaGTTTcgataagactccctatcacacaacactttcaatgagactccctattgcacagcagtttcaataagactccctattgcacaccAGTTTAaataagactcattatcacacagcagttttaataagactcattatcgcacagtagtttcaatgagactcattatcgcacagcagtttcagagcagagctggtctataggaaactcaacactgctgAGCAGTAATTGAATCGTAATATCTTTTCAATATAGACTTTAAGGGGAAATTCACACATGCTCTTCACATGGTTTCAGGAAAAAGAAAGtgaagggtgagagagagggagagggtgagagtgagggagagagagaggagaaagagggacgCGTCTGGACAAACGCCTCTGGATTTCCCGTTTGCTTCTTTCAAACAATCCAACTTGTAACAACGAATAGTGGAGTCTTTGTTTTCATATTTCTCCCAGTAGTCTTGCTCTTTAACTTTCGTCAATGTGGACTCAGCTTCGTAACTtttggtttgacttttatctGGACTGATGTAACTGTTGTCTTGCTGTTGTCCTTTCTTTCCATCCAAGCCTTTAGATTTGTCCGAATTCCCCCCGCTTGCCTTGCCCGATTTGGGGAACCACCATCTCGTTCTGGTGCTGAAGGTGTAAGTGACGCGGGCTCTCGGATAGTAAGGCATCATGGGGCAGGGAGCGAAATCGATTTCTCTCAAGAACCTCAAATCTAGACCTTTCCTCTCCTCGGGACCGGCGCAGAGGAGCTCGGAGCTGGAGATCCGGACCTGACGGAACCATTCCCAGAGAGGGCGGGCCTGGCAGGAGCAGCTCCAGGGGTTTCCGTTGAGTCTGAGGAACTGCAGGGACGAGAGATCGGAGAGGGCCGAAGCAGGGAGGTCTGTTAGGGCGTTGTTGAAGAGGAACAGGGTGGTGAGGTGACCCAGGTCCCTGAAGGCTTTGCGGTTGACCTGTCGCACTCGGTTCTCGTGGAGGAGGAGCCTGTCCAGGTTTACCAGCCCTCTGAAGACATTTTCAGACAGGACTCGGATTCGGTTGCCGTGGAGGAAGAGGTGAGTGAGATTCACCAGGTCTGAGAAGAGATTgtcctgagagggggagagagagggagggggaaggggagggacagAGATTGGTATTTGGCACATGAAAATTCAGTACTACCAAAaagttgtatgttaaattatgaaaataaaattatttgtgttatagctctcctgtatgtatctgcctcctgtcacccctcccccc
This region includes:
- the LOC131703130 gene encoding reticulon-4 receptor-like 2; its protein translation is MDSRWVSVWLLLWLAVCSPSPAYSCPRLCVCYLSPMTVSCQSQNFSAVPAGIPYDSQRVFLQNNRITELRAQSFGFQTQVLWLYSNNICSIKPDSFSDMRDLEELDLGDNPSLRTLHPDSFRGLDKLQSLHIYRCQLGTLPGNIFKKLYSLQFLYLQDNLLHPSQDNLFSDLVNLTHLFLHGNRIRVLSENVFRGLVNLDRLLLHENRVRQVNRKAFRDLGHLTTLFLFNNALTDLPASALSDLSSLQFLRLNGNPWSCSCQARPLWEWFRQVRISSSELLCAGPEERKGLDLRFLREIDFAPCPMMPYYPRARVTYTFSTRTRWWFPKSGKASGGNSDKSKGLDGKKGQQQDNSYISPDKSQTKSYEAESTLTKVKEQDYWEKYENKDSTIRCYKLDCLKEANGKSRGVCPDASLFLLSLSLTLTLSLSLTLHFLFPETM